Genomic segment of uncultured Desulfobacter sp.:
AGTCTCATACCTGTCTGCCACTTATAATAGGATATACAGGGGCCAAAGCGTACTCATTGAAGGAGATTTTGGCGCAGGAAAAACTCGGTTTTTAAAACTGCTGCGGCCTAAAAAGCTCCATGCCGTATGGGTCGAGTCTCTGTTCAACATCCATGAAACCCTGGCATCCATACTCAAGGAATTGAATTATGAGGCCACCGCCACCTACCGCCGGACTCCCCAGTACCTGAAAACGATCTGCAACCTATCCAATTGTTTTATCATCATAGATGAAGCCAATGATCTGGACTCCCGGGTCTGGCCATATCTCAAACGAATTA
This window contains:
- a CDS encoding ATP-binding protein; its protein translation is MKEDFISDKRRVSYLSATYNRIYRGQSVLIEGDFGAGKTRFLKLLRPKKLHAVWVESLFNIHETLASILKELNYEATATYRRTPQYLKTICNLSNCFIIIDEANDLDSRVWPYLKRIIDAGVPIVFAGLPKVRTHLSRNHPDILSRLKTLILYPIEVEDFIEKYKDIKLGNHQRRNFLI